Part of the Planctomycetia bacterium genome is shown below.
GAAGCGTCGGACACCTGGAGCGCCAACCCACTCGCTTCGGCGGCGGTGCTGGCAACCTTGGATGAATTCGAGAACAGCGACGTCTTGGATCACGCCAAACAACTCGCCGAAGTGCTGGAAGAAGGACTCTGCCGGCTCGCGGAGCTACCAGTGGTCGCCCGCGTGCGTGGCGAAGGCGTCGTCTGGGGCGTGGAATGCGCCGCCGTCGGCCAGGGCACGGCCGAGCAAATTGCCAACGAATGCGTCCGCGCCTGTTACCTGGGCGACAACAACGGCAAAGCGATCCACCTTCTAGGGCCGCTCGCCGGCAAAGTCTTGCGCATCAGCCCGCCGCTGGTGATGCCGCTCGACGAGGCGCTGGATTACCTACAAGTGATGTACGAGATTTTCGCGTCCGTAGGGCGGCGCGCGACGGTTTGAATTGTTCAGTCAGGCCCACAGTCGCCTTTCGCTCCGCGAAAGGGCTATGCTTGCCGCTGCGGTCCCGCAAAGACCTGTCGCAAACGTTGCACGTCTTCCATCGGCGTCACGCCGAATTGCCGCTTGAACTCGCGACTGAACTGCGACGCACTCTCGTATCCCACCTCCTTAGCGGCGGTGCTGGCGTTGTAGCCGTCGTGAATCATCAAACGCTTCGCTCGGTCAAGTCGGATGCGTTTGAGATACTGCAGCGGTGCGCAGCCGGTCACCAGTTTGAAGTTGTGATGAAATGTCGGAACGCTCATGCTTGCCCGTTTCGACATGCCCTCGACCGTGTAGGTCTTCACGGCGTTCGCGTGAATTTCCTTCAAGACGCCGGCAATGCGAATGAAATTGCCGCTCCGGTTGGCGAGCGCCTGAAGCGCACCGTCTTGGTCTTCGCGAAGCGCGCGGTAGACAATCTCACGGACCAACTGCTGGCCTAGCACTCGGCAGTCCAGTGGGCACTTGAGACATTCCAGCAGTCGAATCACGGCGCTCCTGAGCTGTTCGCCGAGCGCGCGCGTGCTCACGCCCCGCGGCAGTTCACGCGCTGGCGTCAACGGTTCGTCCATTTCCAGCATGACTTCGCCGAGCATCGTGGTGTCTATCTTGACGCCCAGTACGAGCAACGGCTCCTCGGGTCCAGCGTCCCACTCGCAC
Proteins encoded:
- a CDS encoding AraC family transcriptional regulator, which gives rise to MSAVSDDRARLASLLNEVAVQEGVHPTLVDGVLVARHTSILPRTSVVYEPAIVFVGQGRKRSYLGDQIYEYGPSNYLVLSVPLPAECEWDAGPEEPLLVLGVKIDTTMLGEVMLEMDEPLTPARELPRGVSTRALGEQLRSAVIRLLECLKCPLDCRVLGQQLVREIVYRALREDQDGALQALANRSGNFIRIAGVLKEIHANAVKTYTVEGMSKRASMSVPTFHHNFKLVTGCAPLQYLKRIRLDRAKRLMIHDGYNASTAAKEVGYESASQFSREFKRQFGVTPMEDVQRLRQVFAGPQRQA